One segment of Hemicordylus capensis ecotype Gifberg chromosome 8, rHemCap1.1.pri, whole genome shotgun sequence DNA contains the following:
- the LOC128334019 gene encoding cytochrome c oxidase subunit 5B, mitochondrial — MASRLLRVCGALRGLSAGRGSLGRAPLGPLRLAGASRSMSVGGIPTDEEQATGLERKVMEALEKGLDPYSVLPPKRYAGTKEDPHIVPSVTDKRIVGCICEEDNSTVIWFWVHKGEVHRCPSCGAHYKLVPHQLP, encoded by the exons ATGGCGTCAAGGTTACTCCGGGTATGCGGTGCTCTCCGAGGCCTCAGCGCAGGCCGAGGTTCCCTCGGTCGAGCCCCCCTTGGGCCTCTGCGCCTGGCGGGGGCTTCTCGCTCTATGAGCGTTGGAG GTATCCCTACTGATGAAGAGCAGGCCACAGGACTGGAGAGGAAAGTAATGGAGGCTTTGGAGAAGGGCTTG GACCCCTACAGTGTTCTCCCGCCCAAAAGGTATGCTGGGACCAAGGAAGACCCACACATCGTCCCCTCAGTCACGGACAAGAGGATCGTGGGCTGTATCT GTGAAGAAGACAACAGCACAGTGATCTGGTTCTGGGTGCACAAGGGAGAGGTTCACCGCTGCCCCTCCTGTGGGGCCCATTACAAGCTGGTTCCCCACCAACTACCATGA